In a genomic window of Verrucomicrobiota bacterium:
- a CDS encoding permease DsdX (member of the Gnt family of gluconate transporters; not involved in gluconate transport; unknown function), translated as MAKSLASMGSSLTPPEVRQAPCGPRQPARLEPLDGFWAPGGEWAQPGASKSSSAARAMLAPGNQESSRSVFMGDGLPQSASSNHSNLAEFPMPAEPQLQILLWVVVAVVGLVALVGRWKLHAFLGIILAAVVVGLGSGMPMANIAKSFQEGVGATLGFIAVVVGLGTMLGKLLAESGGAEIVANRLIGVLGKNYLPWSLTLVAFIVGLPVFFGVGLVLLIPILKSLSAETRRQLGWLGLPVVAGLSASHGLVPPHPGPMVAIDRFGADIGRTIFYSVLVGLPAAALAGPVYLKWIAPRLGLDTEVSAVAGTEAQPQEPVAHPPSFASAAGMILMPIGLMLLGTLGTVFLAKGHPWRATLDFVSSPLVAMTASVLVAMELLGRRCGFSKERILAILEGSVGPAASIFLVVGAGGGLSKVLDASGASKVVADLAQQAAISPLLLGWIVAAAIRIAVGSATVAITLAAAILAPVVQAAPGLNKELLVISMGAGSLILSHLNDGGFWFVKEYLGLSVSQTLKSWTVLETIISVAALLCVLALAQWVG; from the coding sequence ATGGCAAAAAGTTTGGCGTCGATGGGATCGAGTTTGACTCCGCCCGAGGTGCGCCAAGCCCCGTGCGGCCCGCGCCAGCCCGCGAGACTCGAGCCGTTGGACGGCTTCTGGGCTCCGGGAGGGGAGTGGGCACAGCCCGGGGCCAGCAAGAGCAGCAGCGCCGCCAGGGCGATGCTCGCGCCGGGAAACCAGGAATCCTCTCGATCGGTTTTCATGGGCGATGGGTTACCACAATCAGCCTCTTCTAACCACTCCAACCTTGCCGAGTTCCCCATGCCTGCCGAACCTCAACTGCAAATCCTCCTCTGGGTCGTGGTGGCCGTGGTCGGATTGGTCGCCTTGGTCGGACGATGGAAACTCCACGCTTTCCTCGGCATCATTCTCGCGGCGGTGGTGGTGGGACTCGGCTCCGGCATGCCGATGGCCAATATCGCGAAATCCTTTCAGGAAGGGGTGGGCGCCACGCTGGGATTCATCGCGGTGGTGGTGGGGTTGGGAACCATGCTCGGCAAACTGCTGGCTGAGTCGGGAGGTGCGGAAATCGTGGCGAACCGGCTCATCGGCGTCCTGGGAAAAAACTACCTTCCCTGGTCTCTGACCCTCGTGGCTTTCATCGTCGGGCTCCCCGTGTTTTTCGGCGTGGGCTTGGTGCTGTTGATTCCGATTCTGAAGTCGCTGTCCGCCGAGACCCGGCGGCAGTTGGGCTGGCTCGGACTGCCGGTGGTCGCCGGGTTGTCGGCCTCGCACGGGTTGGTCCCCCCCCATCCCGGACCCATGGTGGCCATTGACCGGTTTGGAGCGGACATTGGGCGCACCATTTTCTATTCCGTTCTGGTCGGCCTTCCAGCCGCGGCCCTGGCCGGTCCCGTTTACTTGAAGTGGATTGCGCCGCGACTGGGTTTGGACACTGAAGTCTCGGCGGTGGCCGGCACCGAGGCACAGCCTCAGGAACCCGTGGCGCACCCGCCAAGTTTTGCCTCCGCGGCGGGAATGATCCTGATGCCCATCGGATTGATGCTGCTGGGAACCTTGGGGACGGTCTTCCTGGCGAAAGGACATCCCTGGCGAGCAACGCTCGATTTTGTGTCGAGCCCGCTGGTAGCCATGACCGCTTCGGTGTTGGTGGCGATGGAGCTCCTGGGGCGGCGGTGCGGTTTTTCGAAGGAGCGGATCCTGGCCATCTTGGAGGGGAGTGTGGGACCGGCGGCGAGCATCTTCCTGGTGGTGGGAGCGGGAGGTGGATTGAGCAAGGTACTGGACGCCAGCGGCGCCTCGAAAGTGGTGGCCGACTTGGCGCAGCAGGCGGCGATTTCGCCACTACTGCTCGGCTGGATCGTGGCGGCGGCCATTCGCATCGCCGTGGGATCGGCCACCGTGGCCATCACGCTGGCGGCGGCGATCCTTGCGCCGGTGGTGCAAGCGGCACCGGGTTTGAACAAGGAGTTGCTCGTGATTTCGATGGGGGCGGGGTCATTGATTCTGTCCCACCTGAACGATGGCGGTTTCTGGTTTGTGAAAGAGTACCTCGGTCTGAGCGTGAGCCAGACCTTGAAGAGCTGGACCGTCCTGGAAACCATCATCTCGGTCGCCGCCCTGCTGTGCGTTCTCGCCCTGGCGCAGTGGGTGGGCTGA
- a CDS encoding DUF1080 domain-containing protein — MKTDREDSWFPGASIALAALLLLLAPGCAHSPPGAQKPSNGSSLAGWRGPHGAWRTSGGVKLDPIDAKLFAIRPGEGLLVNGDRGRTVNLVSDLEHGDVEAHIEFCVPKQSNSGVYFQGRYEIQVLDSWGVKAAKSSDCGGIYERWANGKGYEGHAPRVNASRAPGAWQSFDVVFRAPRFDAQGRKIENARFVQVLHNGILVHRNVELSGPTRSATFEHDEKPRGPLMLQGDHGPVAYRNLWLRPVRLP, encoded by the coding sequence ATGAAAACCGATCGAGAGGATTCCTGGTTTCCCGGCGCGAGCATCGCCCTGGCGGCGCTGCTGCTCTTGCTGGCCCCGGGCTGTGCCCACTCCCCTCCCGGAGCCCAGAAGCCGTCCAACGGCTCGAGTCTCGCGGGCTGGCGCGGGCCGCACGGGGCTTGGCGCACCTCGGGCGGAGTCAAACTCGATCCCATCGACGCCAAACTTTTTGCCATCCGGCCCGGCGAGGGCCTGCTGGTCAACGGGGACCGGGGGCGCACCGTGAATCTGGTCAGCGACCTGGAGCATGGCGACGTGGAAGCGCATATCGAGTTTTGCGTCCCGAAGCAATCGAACTCCGGAGTTTATTTTCAGGGGCGTTATGAAATTCAAGTGCTCGACAGCTGGGGCGTGAAGGCGGCGAAATCCTCGGACTGCGGCGGGATTTATGAGCGGTGGGCGAATGGCAAGGGGTACGAGGGCCACGCGCCGCGTGTCAACGCAAGCCGGGCGCCGGGGGCATGGCAATCGTTCGACGTCGTCTTTCGCGCACCGCGGTTCGACGCCCAAGGCAGGAAGATCGAGAACGCGCGCTTCGTCCAAGTGCTTCACAACGGCATCCTCGTTCATCGCAACGTCGAACTGAGCGGTCCGACCCGGTCCGCAACTTTCGAGCATGACGAGAAACCACGGGGGCCCCTGATGCTTCAAGGCGACCACGGACCCGTCGCCTATCGCAACCTCTGGCTGCGTCCCGTGCGCCTCCCTTGA
- a CDS encoding DUF1080 domain-containing protein, whose amino-acid sequence MAASRAPPLKTGRWHGACLALVLAGCALPSVRPDRPLFNGRDLSGFYTWLVDTRQEDPRRVFTVMDRAIRISGDGLGYLATREEYENYRLRLEFKWGRTNTAWGGRTGKARDSGVFLHATGSDGNSFDGQGAFMAAIECNVFQGATGDFLLIRGHDHEPIHPRLRYRASHQADAEGWRGYDPRGEPRSLERWGRVNWLAKDPRWRGEFDFRGRADVEFPAGQWNELECRCEGDRIEIWLNGVKVNEAREVWPRRGKILLQCEGSEVFYRNIRLENR is encoded by the coding sequence CTGGCTGCGTCCCGTGCGCCTCCCTTGAAGACCGGACGCTGGCACGGAGCGTGTCTGGCCCTGGTGTTGGCGGGATGCGCCCTGCCTTCCGTCCGGCCCGATCGACCGCTCTTCAACGGGCGCGACTTGTCGGGGTTCTACACCTGGCTGGTGGACACGCGCCAGGAGGATCCTCGTCGCGTTTTCACCGTGATGGACCGCGCCATTCGGATTTCCGGCGACGGGCTGGGTTATCTGGCGACACGCGAGGAGTATGAGAATTACCGGCTGCGCCTGGAATTCAAATGGGGACGGACGAACACGGCGTGGGGTGGCCGGACTGGCAAAGCAAGAGATTCGGGCGTGTTTCTGCATGCCACGGGTTCCGATGGCAACAGCTTTGATGGCCAAGGCGCCTTCATGGCCGCCATCGAATGCAATGTCTTCCAGGGTGCCACCGGCGACTTTCTCCTCATCCGGGGCCACGATCACGAACCCATTCACCCGCGACTTCGATATCGCGCGAGCCATCAGGCCGACGCGGAGGGCTGGCGAGGATATGATCCGCGGGGAGAACCACGGAGCTTGGAACGCTGGGGCCGGGTGAACTGGCTCGCGAAGGATCCGCGCTGGCGGGGCGAGTTCGATTTTCGAGGGAGGGCGGACGTGGAGTTTCCCGCGGGTCAATGGAACGAACTGGAGTGCCGATGCGAGGGAGACCGGATCGAGATTTGGTTGAACGGGGTCAAGGTCAACGAAGCTCGGGAAGTCTGGCCGCGACGAGGCAAGATTCTGCTGCAATGCGAGGGTTCCGAGGTGTTTTATCGCAACATCCGGCTCGAAAATCGGTAG
- a CDS encoding carbohydrate kinase family protein, translating into MRTSNAAARRGVLGGGNWIIDQVKLIDVYPQPEQLANIQGEAQGTGGAPYNVLIDLAKMGCGFPLYAAGLVGKDTLGAQILADCQAHKVDTRHLATTTKAPTSYTDVMTEIGHGRRTFFHNRGANALWTGVDLDFDKIKARIFHLGYILLLDALDAEDKKFGTKAAGLLSAAQAAGMKTSVDVVSEDSDRFGRLVTPALKFVDYCVLNELEAGKTAGFRIRTSDGGVDTVALRHAAGALLQCGVREVVIIHFPEGAFARTRDGRDYWQSSLQLPGKYIAGTAGAGDAFCAGALLGLHEGWDIGQCLLTGVCAASASLSHPTCTGGMKPLKAVQALVKKYKPRRPLDGAE; encoded by the coding sequence ATGAGAACGAGCAACGCGGCGGCCCGGAGAGGCGTTCTGGGCGGGGGGAATTGGATTATCGACCAGGTCAAGCTCATCGACGTTTATCCCCAGCCCGAGCAATTGGCCAATATCCAGGGCGAAGCCCAAGGCACCGGAGGCGCCCCTTACAACGTGCTCATCGATTTGGCCAAGATGGGTTGCGGTTTTCCGCTCTACGCCGCGGGGCTGGTCGGCAAGGACACCCTCGGAGCGCAAATCCTGGCTGATTGCCAGGCACACAAGGTCGATACCCGGCACCTCGCCACGACCACCAAAGCCCCCACTTCCTACACCGATGTGATGACGGAGATCGGCCATGGCCGCCGCACGTTCTTCCACAATCGTGGTGCCAACGCGCTTTGGACCGGTGTCGACCTGGATTTTGACAAGATCAAGGCGCGCATTTTCCATCTCGGTTACATCCTGCTGCTCGACGCCCTGGACGCGGAAGACAAGAAGTTTGGAACCAAGGCGGCCGGGCTTCTTTCCGCCGCCCAAGCGGCGGGCATGAAAACCAGTGTCGACGTGGTGAGCGAGGACAGCGACCGTTTCGGGCGCCTGGTCACGCCCGCGTTGAAGTTCGTCGATTACTGCGTGCTCAACGAGCTCGAGGCCGGCAAAACGGCGGGTTTCCGCATTCGCACCTCCGACGGGGGCGTGGACACCGTGGCCCTGCGACATGCCGCCGGCGCACTCCTTCAGTGTGGAGTGCGCGAGGTCGTCATCATCCACTTTCCCGAAGGTGCGTTTGCCCGGACACGGGATGGACGCGATTATTGGCAATCCTCCCTGCAATTGCCGGGCAAGTATATCGCGGGCACGGCTGGAGCGGGTGACGCATTTTGTGCCGGGGCGTTGCTCGGATTGCACGAGGGTTGGGACATCGGCCAGTGCCTGTTGACCGGCGTGTGCGCGGCGTCTGCGTCCCTGTCCCATCCGACTTGCACCGGCGGGATGAAGCCGCTCAAAGCGGTGCAGGCACTGGTCAAAAAGTACAAGCCGCGGCGACCTTTGGATGGCGCGGAATAG